A DNA window from Bacteroides cellulosilyticus contains the following coding sequences:
- a CDS encoding RagB/SusD family nutrient uptake outer membrane protein, whose translation MKIDNIIHKGVGIVAFSALFLLGGCSDDFLKDKKDYNGFNDEIYSNFSMAQASVDYIHRQVEPKVGGVSALNGSTGSADDFSKSTLEYAGSTPFVGLAEILTSNVPCYFNGSNDPANNNGVWLNIRRCNLFLDNIDKGTLSEGERNILKGQVYFWRAWLYYRLVTTYGGVPIIKNAQNPTIGDGTVEESTLNVERSSTDDCVTFVCEDLDNAASLLPSVWSDPSVNYGRVTKGAAMALKGRMLLFYASPLFNRSNDKKRWETAYTANKAAYDELTTNGDRELVSATSKRAQDWEKMFVNPLSKEAVLITLYNNISDDQFRFNNSWEQSARPKDIKGGGGIAATAEMVDLFPMADGKKPAESSLTYDPLKFYKDRDPRFYRTFAFNGVCWPYNTDKRYTVWNYQWFKDAAAANEGKPGNSALYDGDVSSSIFVRKRTDPNAYNTSNLSSGVFSQSGSPYMEIRMAEVILNVAEAACGKGDDATALTFLKYIRERVGYTGNCGFPSTLSGDALMGAILYERQIELAYEGKRFDDMRRWLLWDDSYGTCTRLGIAPISGNQTRRHGIILAVKPELYTNSKAGKDYDPFNPEAAEYLGSSDRTQISLDPDASDSDWESQIATLDKFYENNLNRVVNDQLDGTSTPVFYITHLNKYYFLGIKQNVLQTGTKLQQNIGWSDYYGSEGTFNPIGTGSLLP comes from the coding sequence ATGAAAATAGATAATATCATACATAAAGGTGTGGGAATAGTTGCCTTTAGCGCATTGTTTCTGCTAGGCGGCTGTAGCGATGACTTCTTGAAGGATAAGAAGGACTATAATGGCTTCAACGATGAAATATACAGTAATTTCAGTATGGCGCAGGCAAGTGTGGATTACATTCACAGGCAGGTTGAACCCAAGGTAGGAGGAGTAAGTGCATTGAATGGTAGTACAGGTTCGGCTGATGATTTTTCCAAATCAACGCTGGAGTATGCCGGTTCTACGCCATTTGTTGGTTTGGCTGAAATCCTTACCAGCAATGTACCTTGTTATTTTAATGGCTCCAACGATCCGGCAAATAATAACGGTGTATGGTTGAATATCCGTCGTTGCAATCTGTTCCTTGACAATATTGACAAGGGGACATTGTCGGAAGGAGAAAGAAATATTCTTAAAGGGCAGGTTTACTTTTGGCGTGCATGGTTGTATTACCGTTTGGTGACCACTTATGGTGGAGTGCCTATCATAAAGAATGCGCAAAACCCTACGATTGGCGACGGTACGGTAGAAGAATCTACTTTGAATGTTGAACGTAGTTCTACAGATGATTGTGTAACGTTTGTCTGTGAAGATTTAGATAATGCAGCTTCGTTGTTGCCATCTGTTTGGAGTGATCCGTCAGTAAATTACGGTCGTGTAACCAAAGGTGCGGCTATGGCTTTGAAAGGACGCATGCTACTTTTCTATGCAAGCCCATTGTTCAATCGTTCCAACGATAAAAAAAGATGGGAGACAGCTTATACTGCAAACAAGGCTGCTTATGACGAACTTACTACTAATGGTGATAGAGAATTGGTGAGTGCAACAAGTAAGAGAGCGCAAGACTGGGAAAAGATGTTTGTGAATCCATTGTCCAAAGAGGCTGTATTGATAACATTATACAATAATATCTCTGACGATCAGTTCAGGTTCAATAATAGCTGGGAACAAAGCGCACGTCCCAAAGACATCAAAGGTGGTGGTGGAATCGCTGCCACAGCTGAAATGGTAGACTTGTTCCCTATGGCTGACGGTAAGAAGCCTGCTGAAAGTTCATTGACATATGATCCGCTGAAGTTCTACAAAGATCGTGATCCGCGCTTCTATCGTACCTTTGCATTTAATGGAGTTTGTTGGCCTTATAATACAGATAAAAGATATACAGTATGGAATTACCAATGGTTTAAGGATGCTGCGGCAGCCAATGAAGGTAAACCGGGTAATTCGGCACTTTATGACGGTGATGTCAGTTCAAGTATCTTTGTACGTAAACGTACTGACCCGAATGCTTACAATACATCCAATCTTAGTAGCGGAGTATTCTCACAGAGCGGTAGTCCATATATGGAAATACGTATGGCGGAAGTTATTCTGAATGTAGCTGAGGCGGCTTGTGGAAAAGGAGATGATGCCACTGCATTAACATTCCTGAAATATATTCGTGAACGTGTAGGTTATACAGGCAACTGCGGCTTTCCTTCCACTCTTTCAGGTGATGCCTTAATGGGTGCTATCCTTTATGAACGCCAGATAGAGTTGGCTTATGAAGGAAAAAGATTTGACGATATGCGTCGTTGGCTCTTATGGGATGACAGCTATGGTACTTGTACTCGTCTGGGTATTGCTCCTATCAGTGGAAATCAGACACGCAGACATGGCATTATTCTGGCTGTAAAACCGGAACTCTACACAAATAGTAAAGCTGGTAAGGATTATGATCCATTCAATCCGGAAGCTGCAGAATACTTAGGATCATCGGATCGCACGCAAATCAGTCTTGATCCGGATGCTTCAGATTCAGATTGGGAAAGTCAGATTGCTACCTTGGATAAATTCTATGAAAACAATTTGAATCGTGTAGTTAATGATCAGCTTGACGGTACGAGTACACCTGTGTTTTACATTACACACTTGAATAAATATTATTTCTTGGGTATTAAGCAGAATGTATTGCAAACAGGTACTAAACTGCAACAAAATATTGGTTGGTCAGATTATTATGGTTCTGAGGGAACATTTAATCCTATTGGTACCGGAAGTCTACTTCCATAA
- a CDS encoding polysaccharide lyase → MKKKVILIVCTAAMLTPTIAWAQYPQLTDEAKETYKKMITEERKRSDEAWAKARPVVEKEAREGRPYIEWASRPDDLPQAGIPAFPGAEGGGMYALGGRGGKVITVTNLNDRGPGSFREACETGGARIIVFNVAGIIRLESPIIVRAPYVTIAGQTAPGDGVCIAGESFWVDTHDVVVRHMRFRRGETKVHHRDDSFGGNPIGNIMIDHCSCTWGLDENISFYRHMYSPGEGYKDEKLPTVNVTIQNTISAKALDTYNHAFGSTLGGENCAFMRNLWASNAGRNPSVGWYGIFNFVNNVVYNWVHRSMDGGDYRAMFNVVNNYYKPGPLTPKDSPVGHRILKPEAGRSKLNYKVYGRVYADGNVMEGYPEITKDNWAGGIQIETQKDTEGYTDQMRAYRPFVMPYINIMSANDAYDYVLKYVGANIPCRDIVDERVIEEVKTGVAYYEKKLPKDAYGDRWGLAPKSQDEEGYFKYRRLPKDSYKSGIITDIRQMGGYPEYKGTPYVDTDGDGMPDKWEIENGLNPNDPSDANEDCTGDGYTNIEKYINGISTKNRIDWTDMKNNYDTLAEKGKLM, encoded by the coding sequence ATGAAAAAGAAAGTAATACTAATAGTTTGTACTGCCGCAATGCTGACTCCGACTATTGCATGGGCACAATACCCGCAATTAACGGATGAAGCTAAGGAGACTTATAAGAAAATGATAACTGAAGAACGGAAACGTTCGGATGAAGCTTGGGCAAAAGCACGGCCTGTTGTTGAGAAAGAGGCTCGGGAAGGTCGTCCATATATTGAATGGGCTTCTCGTCCGGATGATCTTCCTCAAGCCGGCATTCCCGCTTTCCCCGGAGCTGAGGGTGGTGGTATGTATGCGCTTGGAGGTCGTGGTGGTAAAGTAATTACAGTAACCAATTTGAATGATCGTGGTCCCGGTTCTTTCCGTGAAGCTTGCGAAACAGGTGGTGCACGTATCATTGTATTCAATGTAGCGGGTATTATCCGTTTAGAATCTCCCATTATTGTTCGTGCTCCTTATGTAACGATAGCCGGACAAACAGCTCCGGGAGATGGAGTTTGTATTGCTGGAGAGTCATTTTGGGTGGATACTCATGATGTAGTGGTACGCCACATGCGTTTCCGTCGTGGTGAAACGAAAGTCCACCACCGTGACGACTCATTTGGAGGTAATCCGATTGGCAATATTATGATTGACCATTGCTCATGTACCTGGGGGCTGGATGAGAATATTTCTTTCTATCGTCACATGTACAGTCCGGGCGAAGGCTATAAAGATGAGAAACTTCCGACTGTCAATGTAACCATTCAAAATACAATTTCCGCTAAGGCACTGGATACATATAATCATGCTTTCGGTAGTACCTTGGGTGGTGAGAACTGTGCCTTTATGCGCAATCTTTGGGCCAGTAATGCTGGACGTAATCCCTCTGTCGGCTGGTATGGCATTTTCAATTTTGTGAATAACGTTGTGTATAATTGGGTACACCGTTCAATGGATGGCGGTGATTATCGTGCGATGTTCAATGTGGTCAATAATTATTATAAACCAGGACCGTTGACTCCGAAAGATTCTCCGGTGGGACATCGTATTTTGAAACCGGAAGCCGGGCGTAGTAAGTTGAACTATAAAGTATATGGTCGTGTATATGCAGATGGTAATGTAATGGAAGGGTATCCTGAAATAACTAAAGACAATTGGGCAGGTGGTATCCAGATTGAAACTCAAAAGGATACTGAGGGATATACCGATCAAATGCGTGCTTATCGGCCTTTCGTTATGCCTTATATCAATATTATGTCTGCTAATGATGCTTATGATTATGTCTTGAAATATGTGGGCGCCAATATCCCTTGTCGTGACATTGTTGATGAGCGAGTTATTGAGGAAGTGAAGACCGGTGTGGCTTATTATGAAAAGAAACTTCCCAAAGATGCTTATGGAGATAGATGGGGGTTAGCACCGAAATCTCAAGATGAAGAAGGTTATTTTAAGTATCGTCGTTTGCCGAAAGATTCTTATAAATCGGGGATTATTACTGATATTCGCCAGATGGGTGGTTATCCTGAATATAAAGGTACTCCATACGTTGATACAGATGGCGACGGTATGCCTGATAAATGGGAAATAGAGAATGGGCTGAATCCGAATGATCCGAGTGATGCGAATGAAGACTGCACCGGCGATGGATATACCAATATTGAGAAATACATCAATGGTATCAGCACCAAGAATAGGATTGACTGGACTGATATGAAAAATAACTACGATACATTGGCTGAAAAAGGTAAATTAATGTAA
- a CDS encoding DUF3826 domain-containing protein: MKKILLLSLLFLTGWAFTAQAIDLDKENRDPEYVESIVKRSQKIVDKLGINDAKVAEDVRNVIANRYFTLNDIYEVRDAKIKEIKESGLTGDAKNNALKAAEDAKDAALYRIHFAFPAELSLFLNEEQIEGVKDGMTYGVLEITYKSHLDMIPSLKEDEKAQIYAWLKEAREFAIDAENSDRKHAFFGKYKGRINNYLTKRGYDLKKEREEWYKRVKARGGSL, from the coding sequence ATGAAAAAGATACTGTTACTCTCTTTGTTATTTCTTACCGGATGGGCGTTTACCGCTCAAGCCATTGATCTGGACAAAGAGAATCGTGATCCTGAATATGTAGAATCCATTGTGAAACGCTCGCAGAAAATTGTGGATAAACTTGGCATTAATGATGCGAAGGTAGCTGAAGATGTACGCAATGTTATTGCCAATCGCTACTTCACATTGAATGACATTTATGAGGTACGTGATGCGAAAATAAAAGAAATCAAAGAGTCGGGATTGACTGGCGATGCGAAAAATAATGCGTTGAAAGCTGCAGAAGACGCTAAAGATGCAGCTCTCTACCGGATTCATTTCGCTTTTCCTGCAGAATTGTCCCTTTTTCTGAATGAGGAACAAATAGAAGGAGTGAAAGACGGGATGACGTATGGAGTTCTGGAAATAACTTATAAATCGCATCTCGACATGATTCCTTCTCTTAAGGAAGATGAAAAGGCTCAGATTTATGCTTGGCTGAAAGAGGCCCGTGAATTTGCCATTGATGCTGAAAACTCAGATAGGAAACATGCTTTTTTCGGCAAGTACAAAGGGCGAATCAATAATTATCTTACTAAACGTGGATATGATTTGAAGAAAGAGCGTGAAGAGTGGTATAAACGTGTGAAGGCACGTGGAGGTTCTCTGTAA
- a CDS encoding MGH1-like glycoside hydrolase domain-containing protein translates to MNNSTKLLFVLAAGWLAATVSAQDRIHYTGTELSNPAYHDGQLSPVVGVHNIQLVRANRENPDASNGAGWTYNHQPMLAYWNGQFYYQYLSDPSDEHIPPSQTFLMTSEDGYQWTNPEVVFPPYKVPDGYTKESRPCIQAKDLIAIMHQRVGFYVSKSGRLITMGNYGVALDKKDDPNDGNGIGRVVREINKDGSFGPIYFIYYNHGFNEKNTDYPYFRKSKDREFVKACQEILDNPLYMMQWVEEADREDPVIPLKKGYKAFNCYTLPDGRIASLWKHALTSISEDGGHTWAEPVLRAKGFVNSNAKIWGQRLSDGMYATVYNPSEFRWPLAISLSKDGLEYTTLNLVHGEIPPMRYGGNYKSYGPQYARGIQEGNGVPADGDLWVSYSVNKEDMWISRIPVPVELKASAHADDNFSGYETIAGLTNWNIYSPVWAPVSLDGKWLRLQDKDPFDYAKVERKIPASKELKVTFDLQAGQNDKGTLQIDFLDENSIACSRLELTPDGVFRAKGGSRFGNMMKYEPGKTYHVEAVLSVADRNIQVYVDGKRVGLRMFFAPVASIERIAFRTGAPRTFPTVDTPADQTYDLPDAGAREALVEYRIANVKTSSADKDATAAFLNYADFKHYVDYFNGMEDENIAQAIPNAKASEWMEENIPLFECPQRNFEEMYYYRWWSLRKHIKQTPAGYGMTEFLVQRSYADKYNLIACAIGHHIYESRWLRNPEYLDQIIHTWYRGNEGGPMKKMDKFSSWNADAVLARYMVDADRDFMLDMKKDLETEYERWERTNRLKNGLYWQGDVQDGMEESISGGRRKKYARPTINSYMYGNAKALSLMGIFAGDEGGAMKYGMKADTLRGLVQSELWNTRHQFFETMRTDSSANVREAIGYIPWYFNLPDTAGQYAVAWKEIMDEKGFSAPYGLTTAERRHPEFRTHGVGKCEWDGAIWPFASAQTLTAMANFMNNYPQTVLSDSVYFRQMELYVESQYHRGRPYIGEYLDEVTGYWLKGDQERSRYYNHSTFNDLMITGLIGLRPRLDDTVEVNPLIPADRWDWFCLDNVLYHGHNLTILWDKYGDRYHRGKGLRIFVDGKEVGHADTLTRIVCEHALK, encoded by the coding sequence ATGAATAACTCCACAAAACTTCTTTTTGTATTGGCTGCCGGATGGCTGGCAGCAACAGTTTCTGCGCAGGATAGAATCCACTATACAGGAACGGAATTATCGAATCCTGCCTATCATGACGGACAGTTGTCTCCGGTGGTGGGAGTGCACAATATACAGTTGGTACGTGCCAACCGTGAAAACCCTGATGCATCTAACGGTGCCGGGTGGACTTATAATCACCAGCCGATGCTGGCATATTGGAACGGGCAGTTTTATTATCAGTACCTGTCTGACCCTTCGGATGAGCACATCCCGCCTTCGCAGACTTTCCTGATGACCTCTGAAGATGGTTATCAGTGGACAAATCCGGAAGTAGTGTTTCCACCTTATAAGGTACCGGATGGATATACAAAAGAGTCTCGTCCGTGCATACAGGCTAAAGATTTGATTGCAATCATGCACCAGCGTGTAGGATTTTATGTTTCCAAATCGGGCCGGCTGATTACAATGGGAAATTATGGAGTTGCCTTGGATAAAAAGGATGACCCTAATGATGGAAATGGAATTGGACGTGTGGTACGCGAAATAAATAAAGATGGTTCTTTCGGACCGATCTATTTTATTTATTATAACCACGGGTTCAACGAAAAGAATACTGACTATCCATATTTCAGGAAAAGTAAGGATCGTGAGTTCGTAAAAGCTTGTCAGGAAATTCTGGATAATCCGTTGTATATGATGCAATGGGTGGAGGAAGCTGACCGGGAAGACCCGGTTATTCCTTTGAAAAAGGGATATAAAGCGTTCAACTGTTATACATTACCCGATGGGCGTATTGCCAGCCTTTGGAAACATGCCCTGACTTCCATCAGTGAAGATGGCGGACATACCTGGGCGGAGCCTGTGCTTCGTGCCAAAGGTTTTGTCAACAGTAATGCGAAAATCTGGGGGCAGCGTCTGAGCGACGGTATGTATGCTACCGTGTATAATCCGTCGGAATTTCGCTGGCCGCTGGCAATCTCCCTGAGCAAAGATGGGTTGGAATATACGACTCTGAACCTGGTGCATGGTGAGATTCCTCCGATGCGTTATGGTGGGAATTACAAATCTTACGGCCCGCAATATGCCCGTGGCATTCAGGAAGGAAACGGAGTACCTGCCGATGGTGACTTGTGGGTTTCCTACAGCGTGAATAAGGAAGACATGTGGATATCCCGTATTCCTGTTCCCGTAGAACTGAAGGCGTCCGCGCATGCGGATGATAATTTCTCCGGATATGAGACCATTGCAGGACTGACGAACTGGAATATTTATTCTCCGGTTTGGGCGCCGGTCTCTTTGGATGGGAAATGGCTGCGCCTGCAGGATAAAGATCCTTTTGATTATGCAAAGGTGGAACGTAAAATTCCGGCTTCCAAAGAGTTGAAAGTAACCTTTGATTTGCAGGCCGGACAGAATGATAAAGGTACGCTTCAGATTGACTTTCTGGATGAGAACAGCATTGCCTGTTCGCGGCTGGAACTGACTCCCGATGGCGTTTTCCGTGCCAAGGGCGGTTCGCGTTTCGGAAATATGATGAAGTATGAGCCGGGAAAGACTTATCATGTCGAGGCTGTTCTTTCGGTTGCCGACCGTAACATCCAGGTTTATGTGGATGGCAAAAGAGTGGGCCTCCGCATGTTCTTTGCCCCTGTAGCCTCTATCGAGCGAATAGCTTTCCGCACTGGAGCGCCACGCACATTCCCCACTGTAGATACTCCTGCCGACCAGACATACGATCTTCCGGATGCAGGTGCCCGGGAGGCTTTGGTTGAATATCGTATTGCCAATGTGAAGACTTCTTCTGCCGATAAAGATGCAACAGCCGCTTTTCTGAACTATGCGGATTTTAAGCATTATGTGGATTATTTCAATGGAATGGAAGATGAGAATATAGCCCAGGCTATTCCAAATGCGAAAGCTTCGGAGTGGATGGAAGAAAATATTCCTTTGTTTGAGTGCCCGCAACGTAATTTTGAAGAGATGTATTACTACCGTTGGTGGTCGCTACGTAAACATATCAAACAGACTCCTGCCGGTTACGGCATGACGGAGTTCCTTGTGCAGCGTTCATACGCCGACAAATACAATTTAATTGCTTGTGCTATCGGGCATCATATTTATGAAAGCCGTTGGCTGCGCAATCCCGAGTATCTGGATCAGATTATTCACACCTGGTATCGTGGTAACGAAGGTGGTCCGATGAAGAAAATGGATAAGTTCAGTTCCTGGAATGCGGATGCCGTGCTGGCCCGCTATATGGTGGATGCGGACAGGGATTTCATGTTGGACATGAAGAAGGACCTGGAAACGGAATATGAACGTTGGGAGCGTACAAACCGTTTGAAGAATGGACTGTATTGGCAGGGAGACGTGCAGGACGGTATGGAAGAGTCTATCAGCGGCGGTCGTAGAAAGAAGTATGCACGCCCCACGATCAACAGCTATATGTATGGCAATGCAAAGGCGCTTTCGCTGATGGGTATCTTTGCCGGTGATGAGGGAGGAGCTATGAAATATGGAATGAAGGCGGACACACTGAGAGGTCTGGTTCAGAGTGAACTGTGGAATACGCGTCATCAGTTTTTTGAAACCATGCGTACGGATTCTTCCGCAAATGTGCGCGAAGCTATCGGTTATATTCCCTGGTATTTTAATTTGCCGGACACAGCCGGACAATATGCAGTCGCCTGGAAAGAGATTATGGACGAGAAGGGATTCTCCGCCCCTTACGGATTGACAACAGCCGAACGCCGCCATCCTGAATTCCGCACACACGGAGTAGGTAAATGCGAGTGGGACGGTGCAATCTGGCCGTTTGCTTCGGCACAGACTCTCACGGCTATGGCTAATTTCATGAATAACTATCCGCAGACTGTGTTGTCAGACAGTGTCTATTTTCGTCAGATGGAGCTGTATGTGGAATCGCAATATCATCGCGGACGGCCTTATATCGGCGAATATCTGGATGAAGTGACTGGTTATTGGCTGAAAGGCGACCAGGAACGAAGCCGTTACTACAACCATTCCACTTTCAATGATTTGATGATTACGGGTTTAATCGGACTTCGCCCACGTCTGGACGATACGGTAGAGGTGAATCCGCTGATACCGGCGGATCGATGGGATTGGTTCTGTCTGGACAATGTTTTGTATCACGGGCATAATCTTACTATTCTTTGGGATAAGTACGGTGATCGTTACCACCGGGGAAAAGGGTTGCGCATCTTTGTAGATGGAAAAGAAGTGGGACATGCGGATACATTGACGAGGATTGTTTGTGAACATGCATTGAAATGA
- a CDS encoding glycoside hydrolase family 43 protein, protein MRKFRNTLAAISILFLASCGGNKDYYMFTSFHEPADEGLRYLYSEDGMHWDSIPGVWLKPALGQQQLMRDPSMVRTPDGTYHLVWTTSWKGDLGFGYAHSKDLVHWSEQQMIPVMADEPTTVNVWAPEIFYDDENGQFMVVWASCVPGRFERGIEEEENNHRLYYITTKDFKTISETKLLYDPGFSSIDATILKRAKNDYVMVLKDNTRPERNLKVAFADSLTGPYSPASQPFTESFVEGPSVEKVGEDYLVYFDVYRKKIYGAVRTRDFINFTDETRNVSIPVGHKHGTIFKAPESLVKALLEGNKKK, encoded by the coding sequence ATGAGGAAATTTAGAAATACATTAGCTGCAATAAGCATCTTGTTTTTAGCTTCTTGTGGGGGAAACAAAGACTATTATATGTTTACTTCATTCCATGAGCCCGCTGATGAAGGGTTAAGATATTTATATAGTGAAGATGGTATGCATTGGGATAGCATCCCCGGTGTCTGGCTGAAACCGGCATTGGGGCAACAACAGTTGATGCGTGACCCCTCAATGGTGCGTACCCCGGATGGAACCTATCACTTGGTATGGACTACCAGTTGGAAGGGAGATCTTGGATTTGGCTATGCACATTCCAAAGATTTGGTCCACTGGTCGGAGCAACAAATGATTCCGGTAATGGCTGATGAACCGACGACTGTCAATGTATGGGCGCCGGAGATTTTTTATGATGATGAGAACGGACAATTTATGGTTGTTTGGGCATCTTGTGTCCCGGGTCGCTTTGAAAGAGGAATAGAGGAAGAAGAAAATAATCATCGTTTATATTACATCACAACGAAAGATTTTAAGACGATATCGGAAACCAAACTTTTATATGATCCGGGATTCAGTTCGATTGACGCTACCATCCTGAAACGTGCGAAAAACGATTACGTAATGGTGCTTAAAGATAATACACGCCCCGAACGTAACTTGAAAGTAGCTTTCGCCGACTCACTTACAGGACCTTATTCTCCAGCTTCGCAACCGTTTACCGAGTCCTTTGTAGAGGGACCGTCGGTAGAGAAAGTAGGAGAGGATTACCTTGTTTATTTTGATGTTTACAGAAAAAAAATATACGGAGCCGTACGTACCCGGGATTTTATTAACTTTACCGATGAAACCAGAAACGTAAGCATACCTGTGGGACATAAACACGGGACTATCTTCAAAGCTCCGGAGTCACTTGTCAAGGCTTTACTTGAGGGGAATAAGAAGAAATAA